A single region of the Triticum dicoccoides isolate Atlit2015 ecotype Zavitan chromosome 2B, WEW_v2.0, whole genome shotgun sequence genome encodes:
- the LOC119362443 gene encoding peroxidase 70-like: MAMAMASTLSVLLLLCLAAAASASPQLSPQFYAKSCPRALATIKSAVTAAVRSEPRMGASLLRLHFHDCFVQGCDASVLLSDTATFTGEQGAAPNARSIRGMNVIDNIKAQVEAVCRQTVSCADILAVAARDSVVALGGPSWTVPLGRRDSTTASLSLANSDLPAPSFDVANLTANFAAKGLSVTDMVALSGGHTIGQSQCRFFRSRLYNETNIDAAFAASLKANCPRSTGSGNSSLAPLDTNTPNGFDNAYYSNLMSQKGLLHSDQVLINDGRTAGLVRTYSSASAQFNRDFAVAMVRMGNISPLTGAQGQIRLSCSRVN; encoded by the exons ATGGCAATGGCAATGGCCTCTACTCTGTCGGTGCTGTTGCTCCTGTGCCTAGCGGCGGCCGCCTCGGCGTCGCCGCAGCTTTCgcctcagttctacgccaagtcgtGCCCCAGGGCGCTGGCAACCATCAAGAGCGCCGTGACCGCCGCCGTGAGGAGTGAGCCCCGCATGGGAGCGTCGCTGCTCCGCCTGCATTTCCACGACTGCTTTGTCCAA GGCTGCGACGCGTCCGTACTGCTGAGCGACACGGCCACCTTCACAGGCGAGCAGGGGGCAGCTCCGAACGCCCGCTCCATTCGAGGCATGAACGTCATTGACAACATCAAGGCACAGGTCGAGGCCGTGTGCAGGCAGACTGTCTCCTGCGCCGACATCCTCGCCGTCGCTGCCCGCGACTCCGTCGTCGCC CTGGGAGGGCCATCGTGGACCGTTCCTCTGGGGAGGAGGGACTCGACGACTGCAAGCCTGTCGCTGGCGAACAGCGACCTGCCTGCACCATCCTTCGACGTCGCCAACCTCACCGCCAACTTCGCCGCCAAGGGGCTCAGCGTGACCGACATGGTCGCCCTCTCTGGCGGCCACACCATCGGACAATCGCAGTGCCGGTTTTTCAGGAGCAGGCTCTACAACGAGACCAACATCGACGCGGCCTTCGCGGCGTCTCTCAAGGCCAACTGCCCCCGGTCCACCGGCTCCGGCAACAGCAGCCTGGCGCCGCTGGACACGAACACGCCCAACGGGTTCGACAACGCATACTACAGCAACCTGATGTCCCAAAAGGGGCTCCTGCACTCCGACCAGGTGTTGATCAACGACGGACGCACCGCCGGCCTGGTCCGGACGTACTCGTCGGCGTCGGCGCAGTTCAACAGGGACTTCGCAGTTGCCATGGTGAGGATGGGGAACATCAGCCCGCTCACCGGGGCGCAGGGGCAGATCAGGCTCAGCTGCTCCAGGGTGAACTAA